The proteins below come from a single Benincasa hispida cultivar B227 chromosome 4, ASM972705v1, whole genome shotgun sequence genomic window:
- the LOC120075170 gene encoding 40S ribosomal protein S18 has protein sequence MSLVANEDFQHILRVLNTNVDGKQKIMFALTSIKGIGRRFANIVCKKADVDMNKRAGELTAAELDNLMVVVANPRQFKIPDWFLNRQKDYKDGKYSQVVSNALDMKLRDDLERLKKIRNHRGLRHYWGLRVRGQHTKTTGRRGKTVGVSKKR, from the exons ATG TCGTTGGTAGCGAACGAAGATTTCCAGCACATTTTGCGTGTGCTTAACACAAATGTTGATGGGAAGCAGAAGATCATGTTTGCTCTTACTTCCATCAAAGGTATTGGCAGGCGTTTCGCCAACATTGTCTGCAAGAAAGCCGATGTCGACATGAACAAGAG AGCTGGTGAATTAACTGCTGCTGAGCTGGACAATCTCATGGTCGTTGTTGCGAACCCCCGACAGTTCAAAATTCCTGATTGGTTTTTGAATAGGCAGAAGGACTATAAGGATGGAAAGTATTCACAGGTGGTATCAAATGCTCTTGATATGAAGCTGAGAGATGACTTGGAGCGTTTGAAGAAGATCAG GAACCACCGTGGTCTGAGGCATTACTGGGGTCTTCGTGTCCGTGGTCAGCACACCAAGACTACGGGTCGCCGAGGGAAGACTGTTGGTGTCTCTAAGAAGCGTTaa